From the genome of Kluyveromyces lactis strain NRRL Y-1140 chromosome F complete sequence:
CTTTCATTCCTTGTCCTTCCATCACTGGAAGGACGTGGTTCGAACTATAGCGTACTGACAAAAATTGCCGTACAGTCTTTTGTGTATGTCCCACCTAGTACATTTGCTAACTCTTTCATGTTATGCCTCTTAAAGCAGTTACAAAAAGAACTAACGAACTTGGCAGTAcaacatcttctttatcatcGCAAATAGTTTGGATAATAGTATGTTCGATCCGGAACTACATACCTGAGACGTGACCTCTGTGCTTTCTAGTCTTAGTCAATCTGGTTGGCATTGTTGTTAGATTAGTGCTTGGTTTCTCAAGATCATGAATGTAAGACAGGTACAATTCATAATCACTACTCACAAATATAAGTTAGAAGCGTTGTTGGTGATTGTTCTTTATATATTCAAAGCATCTGTAAGCTTGAAAAAGCGGCGTCTGGtaattttcaaaaaattaGTGGTAAAGTCAGAAATAACCAGATATGGTAAccatttttattttctttaaatgTTAAAAAAAGTTCTGGATGTACTGATGCAAAACAGTCCCAACTTATGTATGTCTACTTTTAAGGGAACTTAATGCTCAAAACATTGAAACACAAGGAATATACATCAGTTTGCTGCAGATCATTGTTGCTAAGAAATACTTTCGAGATATACTTATACCAGTCCTACCTACCGTGATCTGAAAACACTTTGAGCAAAATCGGAGAGATATTTCTTCGTTGGCTGGAAATACTCAATTCATTATTTGGTTGGACCGCTTTTGATAGGAAATACGACGAGGTGGCCAGGGCGGTAAGTTTCTGATGAGTACTAATAATCGATTACTTCCACATGGTAGGGCcgatgaattgaataacCTAGAAAATGCGAGCTCGAACAACAAGGGTGTTACTTTCACCCCacaccttcttctttctatgCTTGTTGCTTGTTTAGGATCTTTGCAATATGGGTATCATATGGGAGAACTAAACGCTCCTGAAGATTACATTACTTGCAAAGCAGAGTTAAATCCAGGATACGCTGATTCTTTTCTAGGTAGGCTTGGTTTAGCTCAATGTATACCCTTGACTGATTCTCAGTTCGGATTAATCACGTCTGTTTTCAGTGTTGGAGGATTGATTGGGTCTCTAGTGGCTGGACCATTAGCGGATTCTTATGGTAGGAAACCGATCAGTTATTGGAACTGTTCTGTTGGAATTCTTGGAGCAGTATGTCTATTTTCCAGCAACAACTATCTTGGGATGCTGTTCGGAAGATTACTGGCTGGTATTTCATGCGGGAGTTTGATCGTTGTCACTCCATTGTTTATCAATGAGATGTCACCGGTACATTTGAAAGGGTCTTTAGGATCTATGAATCAAGTAAGTATAAACTGTGGGATTCTAGTGACACAGTCTTTAGCTATGTTATGGGCTAACATGTTGCAATGGAGATGGATTCTTCTGTTCGGTGGGTTAATCTCTTTACTAAATTTTGGTCTCTTGTTCAGAATAAACGAGTCACCAAGATGGCTCGTTTCTAAAGGGAACATGACAGACGCAGAGGATGTTTTATCACAATTACGTGGCAACTCTCGGCAGGAGTCTAGACAGGAGATTGATGGTTGGTTGCAAGGGTCGCAACCGGTGAGGACGTTTAGTGATTTAGAAGCTCATACGAACTCTCAGATGAATCTGGGGTCCAATTTGAACTTGGAGAGACCGTCATCTACGAGATCTTCGTTGAGAGATTCGGAATCGATAACCGTTGTTGAATACTGGAAGGATCCGAAGTACAAGTACCCAAGAAGAGTCATCACAACTATATTAATGGCTCAACAATTTTGTGGTATAAATTCAATTGTATTTTATGGTGTCAAAGTGATAAAGAAGGCATTCCCTGATACTGCAATCATCATTAATTTTGCCATTTCGATTGTAAATGTATTAATGactttcttttcatctcCATTGGTGGACCATTGGGGTAGAAAACCACTATTGATCTCCTCATCAACGCTGATGTCAATATGTTCCTTTATGATATGTTTCGGTATCGTAGGTAATGCACCAATGATACTAGTTATATTTGTGATTCTATACATCACCGCATTTGCTGGAGGGTTAGGTCCGATTCCATTTTTGATTATCAGCGAGCTTTCGCATCCAGAGACCGTGGGTGTGGCACAAAGTTACGGTACCACGATGAATTGGATCGCTACGTTCATGGTTGGGTATGGCTTCCCAGCCCTTAATAGTGTTATGGATGGTTACgtatttttattattctCAGCTGTCGCCATATGTTTCTCCTTTTACGTGTACCGCTTTGTTCCTGAAACTAAAGGCAAATTAGATTACACTGACATCTGGAAGAGCCATGATCCAAGAATCGCTTATACTCAGTGATGGATTAATTCTTGGAGTCTAATATTAGTACTTCATCCTATTGCACTTTTATAAGCTATTCCAATATTAACCTAACATATATTATAGATAAATTAATAAATACATAAACAGAGCAAAAACAATGGCTCAAGACAAGGCACCGAGGTATCTCaacttcatttctttcaagatatcaCGATATCACATACCATATAGTGCCTagttgttctttttttttttcgtttaATATGTTACATTAATGCTTTAAAATGATAGAAATACAACTTGCTATTTCCCCATGTGAACTGCAGGGGGGGGAGGCTAAACTAAAGGTCTCGTGAGCCGTTCACCATATGGGCACAAAACGACCAGATAACGttatatatacatgaaTGGGAGTCCATTTTCTAGGAGCATACCTACTAGACGGATAGCAACTAGAAAGAGGGAAAACAAGTAGGAGACACTTAGTGTATGGATCAATGATAGAAATGAAGgctgtttttttctttcttattaGTATTCCTTAAATTCGTTTAATCATGGAAAGGGTACCCGCTGCGTTCGACCAAGTCCGCTCGCCCCGTCTCAACAAGGTACTGTTCCACATCTAACCCGTATTTAGACCATTTGACAGTAGGAGCCTCTTGCGAAACACCAGTGTTCTTCTCCAGTGTGAAAATCGACTGAAGTAGCTGCCTCTGCGTCATCAAAACGTCCATCAACTCCTGCATGTTCCTACACTCGTCTAGCTGACCGTATAAAAGAGTGAGCTGCTTCAAAAGATGTTGTTTCAGCGTTAGTGTGTTGTTCAAATGAGTCTGATACTGTTGCAAAACATTGTAATCCATACTTTCTTCCATACCCTGGCTTTGGAATTGCACGGCACGGGAACATCTCTCGTTTTCACTAGTATTACTAATattgttattgttattattgCTATTCATACTACTGGCCATGATTATAACTTTGAATATGGTAGAATAACAACGGTGTATGCGTATATATCAATATCGATACCAATTCCAATTAGTAAGacttttttcaaagttagGCtaaaaagagagaaaggAAACTAAACAATCTGTCCAGTTCCTTCTTCCTTAGTATAGTGTATAGAACCAGCTAAATCACACTCTAACTTCTTATCCAGTGCCAGTCTTACAATCCTGTAGTGTTGCACCGATGCGGTTTTGTTCAGATCAGATGTTGACAGTTGATATCGTGCTGAAATTACCgaatatcaaaatttcaatgttATTATAGCAGTAAGtagggaaaaaaaaaaattgaaaatgtttaCTATCGCCACCTTGACCGTTTTTGGCTGTATCTCCTATTTACTGAGAAATAACGACCGAAATAACGACCGAAACGATGAGGGAGATAGAACGAGTGACAGGAGACGAAGAAACAGTGGGTGAGTAGAAGAGAACGTCAAATGTAATAGATATAGTTAAAACTCTGGGGCGCTCTttagtcacgtgactgaaatttctctttcttcacTCAATTACTACTACCCGTCAGTGTAGGATAGTCAGAGTACATAGCAAGCATCAATGATTTGGAGACAGCAATTGTCATCAGGTGCTCTATGCAAAGCGGCTTATATACCAAATACCTCACCACATCATAGCATTTCTCGCATCTCTGGCTGCGGCATCATAGCCCTTCTGCTTTTCTTTGTTACGTCAACTCTTAATATACACACATTCTCTATACTTGataaaatgaaatatcaaacCTTTAAATAAAGATCAGCCTTTTAATATGATAAAGGTTATATAAAGGAAACAGACAAGACCAAAGAATTTTCACAATGCAGAACTTCAATTCCCAAGCTGCCATGGATAGAGAGTTTTCCCCATCGATAGTGGGGAGTGCCCCGCATACACCCATTAGAATGAACAGtatagaagaagaagaagatgctATCTCACCACCGTTTCTGGCACAGCAGGATTCTGCTATTACTGGCACAACGGTGAATTCGCCCATGCACGTTACAAAACCATTGGTTTTCAGCACAGAGACACCACCAGGGAGAAGGCCGAATT
Proteins encoded in this window:
- a CDS encoding uncharacterized protein (similar to uniprot|P38142 Saccharomyces cerevisiae YBR241C Hypothetical ORF), translated to MSTNNRLLPHGRADELNNLENASSNNKGVTFTPHLLLSMLVACLGSLQYGYHMGELNAPEDYITCKAELNPGYADSFLGRLGLAQCIPLTDSQFGLITSVFSVGGLIGSLVAGPLADSYGRKPISYWNCSVGILGAVCLFSSNNYLGMLFGRLLAGISCGSLIVVTPLFINEMSPVHLKGSLGSMNQVSINCGILVTQSLAMLWANMLQWRWILLFGGLISLLNFGLLFRINESPRWLVSKGNMTDAEDVLSQLRGNSRQESRQEIDGWLQGSQPVRTFSDLEAHTNSQMNLGSNLNLERPSSTRSSLRDSESITVVEYWKDPKYKYPRRVITTILMAQQFCGINSIVFYGVKVIKKAFPDTAIIINFAISIVNVLMTFFSSPLVDHWGRKPLLISSSTLMSICSFMICFGIVGNAPMILVIFVILYITAFAGGLGPIPFLIISELSHPETVGVAQSYGTTMNWIATFMVGYGFPALNSVMDGYVFLLFSAVAICFSFYVYRFVPETKGKLDYTDIWKSHDPRIAYTQ
- the AHC2 gene encoding Ahc2p (conserved hypothetical protein) is translated as MASSMNSNNNNNNISNTSENERCSRAVQFQSQGMEESMDYNVLQQYQTHLNNTLTLKQHLLKQLTLLYGQLDECRNMQELMDVLMTQRQLLQSIFTLEKNTGVSQEAPTVKWSKYGLDVEQYLVETGRADLVERSGYPFHD